Proteins from one Deinococcus sp. AB2017081 genomic window:
- the ablA gene encoding lysine 2,3-aminomutase yields MTRSTLHPQATTRSQQMLPRNHRAPKWADVPDEQWYDWKWQLKNRINSVPELEEVIRLTDSERQGASAEGIFRLDITPYFASLMDADDPTCPIRRQVIPTHHELESFTSMMEDSLAEDKHSPVPGLVHRYPDRVLMLVTTQCASYCRYCTRSRIVGDPTETFNPAEYEAQLNYLRNTPQVRDVLLSGGDPLTLAPKVLGRLLAELRKIEHIEIIRIGTRVPVFMPMRVTQELCDVLSENHPVWMNIHVNHPREITPEVADACDRLTRAGVPLGNQSVLLRGINDHPVIMQKLVRELVKIRVRPYYIYQCDLVHGAGHLRTTVSKGLEIMESLRGHTSGYSVPTYVVDAPGGGGKIPVAPNYVLSHSPEKLILRNFEGYIAAYSEPTDYTGPDMAVPTEWQRREPGQSGIYGLMEGERISIEPKEFSESRNRPGATKHRLNSREDKWAAHGIGTDAGVTDTAPDGMVQEPVVVSGD; encoded by the coding sequence ATGACCCGATCCACCCTGCACCCCCAGGCGACCACCCGGTCGCAACAGATGCTCCCCCGCAACCACCGGGCTCCGAAATGGGCCGATGTCCCCGACGAGCAGTGGTACGACTGGAAGTGGCAGCTGAAAAACCGCATCAACAGCGTGCCCGAACTGGAAGAAGTCATCCGCCTGACCGACAGCGAGCGTCAGGGGGCCAGTGCCGAGGGCATCTTCCGCCTCGACATCACGCCGTACTTCGCGTCCCTGATGGACGCCGACGACCCCACGTGCCCGATCCGCCGGCAGGTCATCCCCACGCACCACGAGCTGGAGAGCTTCACCAGCATGATGGAGGACTCCCTGGCGGAGGATAAGCACAGCCCCGTGCCCGGCCTCGTGCACCGCTACCCCGACCGGGTGCTGATGCTCGTCACGACCCAGTGCGCCAGCTACTGCCGCTACTGCACCCGCAGCCGCATCGTCGGCGACCCCACCGAGACCTTCAACCCCGCCGAGTACGAGGCCCAGCTGAACTACCTGCGGAACACGCCCCAGGTGCGCGACGTGCTCCTCAGCGGCGGCGATCCGCTGACCCTCGCGCCGAAAGTCCTGGGCCGCCTGCTGGCGGAACTGCGCAAGATCGAACACATCGAGATCATCCGCATCGGCACGCGCGTGCCCGTGTTCATGCCCATGCGCGTGACCCAGGAACTCTGCGACGTGCTCAGCGAGAACCACCCCGTGTGGATGAACATCCACGTCAACCACCCGCGCGAGATCACCCCGGAAGTCGCCGACGCCTGCGACCGCCTGACCCGCGCCGGCGTGCCCCTCGGCAACCAGAGCGTGCTGCTGCGCGGCATCAACGACCACCCGGTCATCATGCAGAAGCTCGTGCGGGAACTCGTCAAGATCCGCGTGCGCCCGTACTACATCTACCAGTGCGACCTCGTCCACGGGGCCGGGCACCTGCGCACCACCGTGTCCAAGGGCCTGGAGATCATGGAGAGCCTGCGCGGCCACACCAGCGGCTACTCCGTGCCCACCTATGTGGTGGACGCGCCCGGCGGCGGCGGCAAGATCCCCGTCGCGCCCAACTACGTCCTCTCGCACAGCCCCGAAAAACTCATCCTGCGCAATTTCGAGGGCTACATCGCCGCGTACAGCGAACCCACCGACTACACCGGCCCCGACATGGCCGTGCCCACCGAGTGGCAGCGCCGCGAACCCGGCCAGAGCGGCATCTACGGCCTGATGGAAGGCGAGCGCATCTCCATCGAGCCCAAGGAATTCAGCGAGAGCCGCAACCGCCCCGGCGCGACCAAGCACCGCCTGAACAGCCGCGAGGACAAATGGGCCGCGCACGGCATCGGAACGGATGCTGGAGTGACCGACACCGCGCCGGACGGGATGGTGCAGGAGCCGGTGGTGGTAAGCGGGGATTGA
- a CDS encoding Lrp/AsnC family transcriptional regulator codes for MRQTGGSLDPLDHRILKELQTDSRLSMRELGRRVGLSAPAVTERVRRLEDAGVILGYGVRVASKPLGRTITAFIGVQDSGRNDPTLVRWATRHDGVLECHSVTGDNSCILKVAVPDVGALEAMLTDLIAMGFTCDTSIVLSTPLEGKLLLPPG; via the coding sequence GTGCGACAGACCGGCGGCAGCCTTGATCCCCTCGACCACCGCATCCTGAAGGAACTTCAGACGGACTCCCGCCTGAGCATGCGCGAACTCGGCCGGCGTGTGGGCCTGAGCGCCCCGGCCGTGACCGAACGCGTGCGCCGCCTGGAAGACGCCGGCGTGATCCTCGGCTACGGCGTGCGCGTGGCGAGCAAGCCTCTGGGCCGCACCATCACGGCGTTCATCGGCGTGCAGGACAGCGGGCGCAACGACCCCACGCTGGTGCGCTGGGCCACCAGGCACGACGGCGTACTGGAATGCCACAGCGTGACCGGCGACAACTCCTGCATCCTGAAGGTCGCCGTGCCCGACGTGGGCGCGCTGGAGGCCATGCTCACCGACCTGATCGCCATGGGCTTCACGTGCGACACCAGCATCGTCCTGAGCACCCCGCTGGAAGGAAAACTGCTGCTCCCGCCGGGGTGA
- a CDS encoding DinB family protein encodes MLADLQDLYARDLAAVIRELEAYPDEASLWRVQGDIINPAGNLALHLIGNLSQFIGLELGGVPYERDRPAEFARRDVPRAELIAGLERVTAVVHDTLGRLEPLRLDEVNARQLPGFPDGMTTGFFLIHLHGHLNWHLGQMNYHRRLTALG; translated from the coding sequence ATGCTTGCCGACCTCCAGGACCTGTACGCCCGCGACCTTGCCGCAGTGATCCGCGAGCTGGAGGCGTACCCCGATGAAGCCTCGCTGTGGCGGGTGCAGGGCGACATCATCAATCCGGCAGGAAATCTGGCGCTGCACCTGATCGGGAATCTGTCGCAGTTCATCGGGCTGGAGCTGGGCGGCGTGCCGTACGAGCGCGACCGGCCGGCCGAGTTCGCCCGGCGGGACGTGCCGCGTGCTGAGCTGATCGCGGGTCTGGAGCGCGTGACAGCAGTCGTCCACGACACGCTGGGCCGGCTGGAACCGCTCCGCCTGGACGAGGTGAACGCCCGGCAACTTCCAGGCTTCCCGGACGGCATGACCACGGGATTCTTCCTGATCCACCTGCATGGGCACCTGAACTGGCACCTGGGACAGATGAACTACCACCGGCGGCTGACGGCACTGGGGTGA
- a CDS encoding DUF6915 family protein, with the protein MAHPWHHAQSSARRFGGVPDDYLAVHGWFDQTKGHWADARHRAVLHSSFGIFLCEQFFGPTLKRASDGRHVPTRLIGEQHVLEDLGRIPSVQDWLEGLPLQGWMLRNAAALSRQDNQGEDDPAAPSPTDHG; encoded by the coding sequence ATGGCGCACCCCTGGCACCACGCGCAGAGCAGTGCCCGCCGCTTCGGGGGCGTGCCCGACGACTACCTGGCCGTCCACGGCTGGTTCGACCAGACCAAGGGCCACTGGGCCGACGCCCGGCACCGTGCCGTGCTGCACAGCAGTTTCGGGATCTTCCTGTGCGAGCAGTTCTTCGGGCCGACCCTGAAACGCGCCAGTGACGGCCGACACGTGCCCACGCGCCTGATCGGAGAGCAGCATGTCCTGGAAGACCTGGGGCGCATCCCGAGCGTGCAGGACTGGCTGGAGGGGCTGCCCCTGCAGGGCTGGATGCTGCGGAACGCGGCAGCCCTGAGCCGTCAGGACAATCAGGGGGAGGACGACCCGGCGGCCCCCTCCCCCACGGATCACGGCTGA
- a CDS encoding xanthine dehydrogenase family protein molybdopterin-binding subunit yields MTVTDQQTYVGRRFDRVDGPAKVRGEATFAAEHAIENLAHAVLISATVPHGTITTIRTAAAKDVPGVLDVYSCRTPGWTLKDVKGYPKGPAGTGILPFQSPEISYRGEPVALVVADTLEAAKHAALLVEIEYEERVHRATLDEALESGPASDRKTPKALQHSRGDAAKVLKTADVIERAYATPTHHHNPMEMHAVIAAWDGDERVTIYEPTQWMQSAQGTLAATLGLEPDNVHVISPYVGGGFGNKATTWPHLLVTVLAARTLKRPVKLVLTRAQMFAAVGYRAATRSAYRVALKGGRVAAMDLHAHTQTGPVDLFPEQVGTVPKMLYANGNMDFTQTLVRTNAGPNIMMRAPGEASGSFGLEVLMDELAEAAGTDPVEFRRQHHADTDPESGLPYSSKHLLECYDRAADAFGWSRRTPQPGSMRDGDTLIGWGMATAVYPVYSSAATARARLCADGRVEIEAGSHDIGTGTYTILAGIAADALGVGVGQVSVKLGDSRLPKNGYSGGSRTAGSVGSAVLAAAQGLRAELTERAVNDSDSPLHGVSPSEIRAADGRLYAGRASDTLTDILRRSGKDQHETYREIVPSGGGQKELDALKKGEDGSVEAVTDTHARYSFGAVFVEVRVDPDFMTPRVSRIVGAFDIGQVLNAKTAESQLTGGLIWGVSAALHEHGETDPATGLLLNSNLAEYHIPVNADIGEVTAIALEGHPDYHTSALGARGAGELGIVGTPAAIANAIYHATGKRIRSTPITVDKLLD; encoded by the coding sequence ATGACCGTCACGGATCAGCAGACCTATGTCGGCCGCCGCTTCGACCGCGTGGACGGCCCCGCCAAGGTGCGTGGCGAGGCGACGTTTGCCGCCGAGCACGCTATCGAGAACCTCGCGCACGCTGTCCTGATCAGCGCCACTGTCCCGCACGGAACGATCACGACCATCCGCACGGCCGCCGCGAAGGACGTGCCCGGCGTGCTGGACGTGTACAGCTGCCGCACACCCGGCTGGACCCTGAAGGACGTGAAGGGCTACCCGAAAGGCCCGGCCGGTACCGGCATCCTGCCGTTCCAGTCGCCCGAGATCTCGTACCGGGGCGAACCGGTGGCGCTGGTGGTGGCCGACACGCTGGAGGCCGCGAAGCACGCCGCGCTGCTCGTCGAGATCGAGTACGAGGAGCGCGTGCACCGCGCCACCCTGGACGAGGCGCTGGAGTCGGGCCCGGCATCCGACCGCAAGACGCCGAAGGCCCTCCAGCACTCGCGTGGCGACGCAGCGAAGGTGCTCAAGACCGCCGATGTGATCGAGCGCGCCTACGCCACGCCCACGCACCACCACAATCCCATGGAGATGCATGCCGTCATCGCCGCGTGGGACGGCGACGAGCGGGTCACCATCTACGAGCCGACCCAGTGGATGCAGTCCGCGCAGGGCACCCTGGCGGCCACGCTGGGCCTGGAGCCGGACAACGTGCATGTCATCAGCCCCTATGTGGGTGGCGGCTTCGGGAACAAGGCCACGACGTGGCCCCACCTGCTGGTCACGGTGCTGGCTGCCCGCACCCTGAAGCGCCCGGTCAAGCTCGTGCTGACCCGCGCACAGATGTTTGCTGCCGTCGGGTACCGTGCCGCCACCCGCAGCGCGTACCGCGTGGCGCTGAAGGGCGGCCGGGTCGCCGCGATGGATCTGCACGCCCACACGCAGACTGGCCCTGTAGACCTGTTTCCCGAGCAGGTGGGCACGGTGCCGAAGATGCTGTACGCCAACGGGAACATGGACTTCACCCAGACGCTGGTGCGCACGAACGCTGGCCCCAACATCATGATGCGGGCCCCGGGCGAGGCGAGCGGCAGCTTCGGTCTGGAAGTCCTGATGGATGAACTGGCCGAGGCGGCAGGCACCGATCCCGTGGAGTTCCGCCGCCAGCACCACGCCGATACCGACCCCGAGAGCGGTCTGCCGTATTCCAGCAAGCACCTGCTGGAGTGTTATGACCGCGCCGCCGACGCCTTCGGGTGGTCGAGGCGCACGCCGCAGCCCGGCAGCATGCGGGACGGCGACACGCTGATCGGCTGGGGCATGGCGACCGCCGTGTACCCCGTGTATTCCAGTGCGGCCACCGCCCGCGCCCGCCTGTGTGCGGACGGCCGGGTGGAGATCGAGGCGGGATCGCATGACATCGGCACCGGCACGTATACGATCCTGGCTGGTATCGCCGCCGACGCGCTGGGGGTCGGGGTCGGTCAGGTCAGCGTGAAGCTGGGCGACAGCCGACTGCCCAAGAACGGCTACAGCGGCGGATCCCGCACGGCCGGCAGCGTGGGCAGCGCGGTGCTGGCCGCCGCGCAGGGTCTGCGGGCCGAACTCACCGAACGCGCCGTGAACGACTCCGACAGTCCGCTGCACGGCGTGTCCCCCAGCGAGATCCGGGCCGCTGACGGGCGCCTGTACGCTGGCCGGGCCTCCGACACCCTGACCGACATCCTGCGGCGCAGCGGGAAGGATCAGCACGAGACGTACCGCGAGATCGTCCCCAGTGGGGGCGGCCAGAAGGAACTCGATGCCCTGAAGAAGGGCGAGGACGGCAGTGTGGAGGCGGTCACCGACACCCACGCCCGCTACTCCTTCGGCGCGGTGTTCGTCGAGGTGCGCGTCGATCCGGACTTCATGACCCCGCGCGTGTCACGGATCGTGGGCGCCTTCGACATCGGGCAGGTGCTGAACGCGAAGACGGCCGAGAGCCAGTTGACTGGCGGCCTGATCTGGGGCGTGTCCGCCGCCCTGCACGAACACGGTGAGACGGATCCGGCCACCGGTCTGCTGCTGAACAGCAACCTCGCCGAATATCACATTCCAGTGAACGCCGATATCGGCGAGGTCACGGCAATCGCCCTGGAGGGCCATCCGGATTATCACACCAGTGCGCTCGGCGCACGGGGGGCGGGAGAACTCGGGATCGTGGGAACGCCGGCCGCCATCGCCAACGCGATCTACCATGCGACCGGCAAACGGATCCGCAGCACGCCCATCACTGTGGACAAACTGCTGGACTGA
- a CDS encoding FAD binding domain-containing protein: MRPFEYARVTDVAGAVGQPGRFLAGGTTLIDLMKLDVERPAHVTDISALPLTDLVEHHGGVRIGALATMAQVAEHVLITSRYPALSNALLAGASQQIRNMASMGGNVMQRTRCPYFRDTAFQACNKREPGSGCGAIQGHHRKQAILGTSEACIALHASDASVALVAYDAVLTLQGPDGEREVALRDFNLLPGDTPHLEHDLREGELITALTLPAPIAGHGVYLKVRDRESYEFALSSCAAVLDVQDGVVRAARVALGGVGTKPWRSPEAEAALTGQPATRETFEAAAHAALAGAEPLPQNAFKVPLTARVIVRALLAAQAGESADGKGIA; this comes from the coding sequence ATGAGGCCCTTCGAGTACGCCCGCGTGACCGACGTGGCCGGCGCTGTCGGGCAGCCCGGCCGCTTCCTGGCCGGCGGCACCACCCTGATCGACCTGATGAAGCTGGACGTGGAACGTCCCGCACACGTGACGGACATCTCGGCCCTGCCGCTGACCGACCTCGTGGAGCACCATGGGGGCGTGCGGATCGGCGCGCTGGCGACGATGGCACAGGTGGCCGAGCACGTGCTGATCACGTCCCGGTATCCGGCCCTGAGCAACGCCCTGCTGGCGGGCGCGTCGCAGCAGATCCGCAACATGGCGAGCATGGGCGGCAACGTCATGCAGCGCACCCGCTGCCCGTATTTCCGAGACACGGCGTTCCAGGCGTGCAACAAGCGCGAGCCGGGCTCGGGCTGCGGCGCGATCCAGGGGCACCACCGCAAGCAGGCGATCCTGGGCACGTCGGAGGCCTGTATCGCCCTGCACGCCTCGGACGCCTCGGTGGCGCTGGTGGCGTACGACGCGGTGCTGACCCTCCAGGGGCCAGACGGCGAACGTGAGGTCGCCCTGCGGGACTTCAATCTGCTGCCCGGCGACACGCCCCACCTCGAACATGACCTGCGGGAGGGTGAACTGATCACGGCACTCACCCTGCCCGCGCCGATCGCCGGGCACGGCGTGTACCTCAAGGTTCGCGACCGCGAGAGCTACGAGTTCGCCCTGAGCTCCTGCGCTGCCGTGCTGGACGTGCAGGACGGCGTGGTGAGGGCCGCCCGGGTGGCCCTGGGTGGGGTGGGCACGAAGCCCTGGCGCTCGCCCGAGGCCGAGGCTGCCCTGACCGGCCAGCCCGCCACCCGCGAGACCTTCGAGGCCGCCGCCCACGCCGCGCTGGCCGGAGCCGAGCCGCTGCCCCAGAACGCCTTCAAGGTGCCGCTGACCGCGCGGGTCATCGTCCGGGCGCTGCTGGCGGCCCAGGCCGGCGAGAGCGCCGACGGAAAGGGGATCGCATGA
- a CDS encoding (2Fe-2S)-binding protein: MTDTKARPGTDRALSFTVNGHERTLDIPVQATLLDVLRERLHLTGTKKGCDHGQCGACTVFVDGETQLSCLTLGLSCEGRAVTTIEGLAAAGELHPMQAAFIEHDAFQCGYCTPGQIMSAVACVGKAQAGDPDAIREFMSGNLCRCAAYPQIVAAVQDVAGQAVTGGPR; encoded by the coding sequence ATGACGGACACCAAGGCGCGGCCCGGCACCGACCGGGCGCTGAGCTTCACGGTCAACGGGCACGAACGCACGCTGGACATCCCCGTTCAGGCCACCCTGCTGGACGTTCTGCGGGAGAGACTGCACCTGACCGGCACCAAGAAGGGCTGCGACCACGGGCAGTGCGGCGCGTGTACCGTCTTCGTCGACGGCGAGACGCAGCTGAGCTGTCTGACCCTGGGCCTGTCCTGCGAGGGCCGGGCGGTCACCACCATCGAGGGGCTGGCCGCGGCGGGTGAGCTGCACCCCATGCAGGCGGCGTTCATCGAGCACGACGCCTTCCAGTGCGGGTACTGCACGCCGGGCCAGATCATGAGCGCCGTCGCGTGTGTCGGGAAGGCCCAGGCCGGCGACCCGGACGCGATCCGCGAGTTCATGAGCGGCAACCTGTGCCGCTGCGCCGCGTATCCGCAGATCGTGGCGGCAGTGCAGGATGTGGCCGGACAGGCGGTCACGGGAGGCCCGAGATGA
- the trpD gene encoding anthranilate phosphoribosyltransferase — protein MMHARLMNGEQLSQHEAAAFMREVMTGEMSSVRLAAALAALRVRGETAEEIAGFAQAMRENAVPVKVRPRPVLLDVVGTGGDGAHTFNISTTTAFVVAGAGVPVAKHGNRAASSRAGSADVLEALGVNLDAAPEVVADAVDTLGIGFMFARNYHPALRHAAAVRSDLASRTVFNILGPLSNPAGATHLVVGVFRPDLTRTLAEVLSLLGAGGATVVYGDGLDEFSVSGVNTVSGLRDGVIIDRQLHPEEAGVGLHPREAIVGGTAAENAEITRSLLTGGGTPAQQDIVALNAGAALRTGGVVGSIREGVEQAREVMRGGQGWDVLQRYAAHTRRG, from the coding sequence ATGATGCACGCCCGCCTGATGAACGGCGAACAGCTGTCGCAGCACGAGGCCGCCGCCTTCATGCGCGAGGTCATGACCGGCGAGATGAGCAGCGTGCGGCTGGCGGCGGCGCTCGCCGCTCTGCGCGTGCGTGGGGAGACCGCCGAGGAGATCGCGGGCTTCGCCCAGGCCATGCGCGAGAACGCCGTGCCGGTGAAGGTTCGGCCCCGCCCGGTGCTGCTGGATGTGGTCGGCACCGGCGGAGACGGTGCCCACACCTTCAACATCTCCACCACGACCGCCTTCGTGGTCGCGGGGGCGGGGGTGCCGGTCGCCAAACACGGGAACCGCGCCGCGAGCAGCCGCGCCGGCAGCGCCGACGTCCTGGAGGCCCTGGGTGTGAACCTCGACGCCGCTCCCGAGGTCGTGGCGGACGCCGTCGACACCCTGGGCATCGGCTTCATGTTCGCCCGCAACTACCACCCGGCCCTGCGGCACGCGGCGGCCGTGCGCTCGGATCTGGCGTCGCGCACGGTGTTCAACATCCTGGGGCCGCTGAGCAACCCCGCCGGGGCCACCCACCTCGTGGTCGGCGTGTTCCGGCCCGACCTGACCCGCACCCTGGCCGAGGTGCTCTCGCTGCTGGGTGCGGGCGGAGCCACGGTCGTGTACGGCGACGGCCTGGACGAGTTCAGCGTCTCCGGTGTGAACACCGTGTCCGGCCTGCGCGACGGCGTGATCATCGACCGCCAGCTCCACCCCGAGGAGGCCGGCGTGGGTCTGCACCCGCGCGAGGCCATCGTGGGCGGCACCGCCGCCGAGAACGCCGAGATCACCCGGTCGCTGCTCACCGGCGGCGGCACCCCGGCCCAGCAGGACATCGTCGCGCTGAACGCCGGGGCAGCCCTGCGTACGGGGGGCGTCGTGGGCTCCATCCGCGAGGGGGTCGAGCAGGCCCGCGAGGTCATGCGCGGCGGGCAGGGCTGGGACGTCCTGCAGCGCTACGCCGCGCATACCCGCCGGGGGTGA
- a CDS encoding anthranilate synthase component II, with protein MSAPRILLIDNYDSFTYNLVQYLGELGADLTVWRNDAFTLDDVRELNPDAIVVSPGPCTPLEAGLSVDVIRDLGPQYPTLGVCLGHQSIGQAYGATVGRALQPVHGKTSPVRHDGTGLFAGLPGGVTVTRYHSLVVRDLPPELVATAWTTDPGEEIVMALRHRDHPVFGVQFHPESIATEHGMDMLRNFLAEVQAFRRPVPA; from the coding sequence GTGAGCGCCCCCCGCATCCTCCTGATCGACAACTACGACTCGTTCACGTACAACCTCGTGCAGTACCTGGGCGAGCTGGGCGCAGACCTGACCGTGTGGCGCAACGACGCCTTCACCCTGGACGACGTGCGTGAGCTGAACCCCGACGCGATCGTGGTGTCGCCCGGCCCGTGCACGCCGCTGGAGGCCGGACTGAGCGTGGACGTGATCCGCGATCTGGGGCCGCAGTACCCGACGCTGGGCGTGTGCCTGGGCCACCAGAGCATCGGGCAGGCGTACGGGGCCACCGTGGGCCGTGCCCTGCAGCCGGTGCACGGCAAGACCAGCCCGGTGCGCCACGACGGCACTGGCCTGTTCGCGGGCCTGCCGGGGGGCGTGACCGTCACCCGGTATCACTCGCTGGTCGTGCGCGACCTGCCCCCGGAACTGGTCGCCACCGCGTGGACGACCGATCCCGGCGAGGAGATCGTGATGGCGCTGCGCCACCGCGACCACCCGGTCTTCGGGGTGCAGTTCCACCCCGAGAGCATCGCCACCGAGCACGGCATGGACATGCTCCGCAACTTCCTGGCCGAGGTGCAAGCCTTCCGGCGTCCGGTGCCCGCATGA
- a CDS encoding tautomerase family protein produces the protein MKIYGHAEFLASRRQQISDAIHRATVQELRFPEDKRYHRFIGLAADDFIHPDDRSGAYIVVEIHLFSGRSERTLRAYLLALQAALEDYAGIAPNDLEIILLETPPAHWSIRGQTGNELQLPYEVNR, from the coding sequence GTGAAGATCTACGGCCACGCCGAGTTTCTCGCGTCGCGCCGCCAGCAGATCTCGGACGCGATCCACCGCGCCACCGTGCAGGAACTGCGGTTTCCCGAGGACAAGCGCTACCACCGGTTCATCGGTCTGGCCGCGGACGACTTCATCCACCCGGACGACCGCAGTGGCGCGTACATCGTGGTTGAGATCCACCTCTTCAGCGGCCGCAGCGAGCGGACGCTGCGGGCGTACCTGCTGGCCCTCCAGGCGGCGCTGGAGGACTACGCTGGGATCGCCCCGAACGATCTGGAGATCATCCTGCTGGAGACCCCGCCGGCCCACTGGAGCATCCGTGGGCAGACCGGCAACGAACTGCAACTCCCCTACGAGGTGAACCGGTGA
- a CDS encoding anthranilate synthase component I family protein codes for MTQSAPPADPPVRPVHLAATELNADLDTPVTAYLKAAQGEEVSFLLESVVAGETQGRYSFIGVGAQGTFEYHAGVVRSTGVFGTYDGPEADPLARLYSVTTRPAEVPAGLPAFVGGAVGYAAYDIVRAYEQLPDGNPDELRVPDACFISPRGMVVFDHLKHRLIAVATAEDPAAAHAEVDALVARLRGPLLEVPGQQPVAAPQFTSNFTPQGYQDAVERALEYIRAGDIFQVVPAQRFSADLGEVQPFALYRALRRVNPSPHLGYLQLGPVTLVASSPESLLASDGHTVTTRPIAGTRPRGATPAQDEALAAELLADEKERAEHLMLVDLGRNDLGKVSAYGSVRVRDAFTIERYSHVMHIVSSVTGTLRDGQTPLHALASVQPMGTVSGAPKIRAMQIIDELEPVRRGPYGGSFGYIALDGSMDMALTLRTMVIAHGRVHIQAGAGVVADSNPASEELETRTKAAALMRAVELAAGGL; via the coding sequence ATGACCCAGTCCGCCCCACCCGCCGACCCGCCCGTGCGCCCGGTTCATCTGGCCGCCACCGAACTGAACGCCGACCTGGACACCCCGGTCACGGCCTACCTGAAAGCCGCGCAGGGCGAGGAGGTCAGCTTCCTGCTCGAGAGCGTCGTGGCCGGCGAGACCCAGGGCCGATATTCCTTCATCGGTGTGGGGGCCCAGGGAACCTTCGAATACCACGCCGGGGTGGTGCGCAGCACTGGCGTCTTCGGGACGTACGACGGCCCGGAGGCCGATCCGCTGGCCCGCCTGTACTCGGTCACGACCCGGCCCGCCGAGGTGCCCGCCGGTCTGCCTGCCTTCGTGGGCGGCGCGGTCGGCTACGCGGCCTACGACATCGTGCGGGCGTACGAACAGCTCCCGGACGGCAACCCGGACGAGCTGCGTGTTCCCGATGCGTGCTTCATCTCGCCGCGCGGCATGGTCGTCTTCGACCACCTGAAGCACCGCCTGATCGCCGTGGCGACTGCCGAGGATCCCGCCGCCGCCCACGCCGAGGTCGACGCCCTGGTCGCCCGGCTGCGCGGGCCGCTGCTGGAGGTGCCGGGCCAGCAGCCGGTCGCCGCGCCGCAGTTCACCAGCAATTTCACGCCGCAGGGCTATCAGGACGCGGTGGAGCGGGCGCTGGAGTACATCCGGGCGGGCGACATCTTCCAGGTGGTGCCGGCCCAGCGCTTCAGCGCCGATCTGGGAGAAGTGCAGCCCTTCGCGCTGTACCGGGCACTGCGCCGTGTGAATCCCAGTCCCCACCTGGGCTACCTGCAGCTGGGGCCGGTCACGCTGGTCGCCAGCAGCCCCGAGAGCCTGCTGGCCAGTGACGGCCACACGGTGACCACCCGGCCGATTGCCGGCACCCGTCCACGCGGCGCGACGCCCGCCCAGGACGAGGCCCTCGCCGCCGAACTGCTGGCCGACGAGAAGGAACGGGCCGAGCACCTGATGCTGGTCGACCTGGGCCGCAACGACCTCGGGAAGGTCAGCGCCTACGGCAGCGTGCGCGTCCGGGATGCCTTCACCATCGAGCGCTACAGCCACGTGATGCATATCGTGTCCAGCGTGACCGGCACCCTCCGCGACGGCCAGACGCCGCTGCACGCACTGGCCAGTGTGCAGCCGATGGGCACGGTGAGCGGCGCGCCGAAGATCCGCGCCATGCAGATCATCGACGAACTGGAACCCGTGCGGCGTGGCCCCTACGGCGGCAGCTTCGGGTACATCGCGCTGGACGGCAGCATGGATATGGCGCTCACCCTGCGAACCATGGTGATCGCCCACGGACGGGTGCACATCCAGGCGGGTGCGGGTGTCGTCGCCGACAGCAATCCCGCCAGTGAGGAACTCGAGACACGCACCAAGGCCGCCGCCCTGATGCGGGCGGTGGAACTCGCTGCCGGGGGCCTGTAA